Within the Pseudomonas orientalis genome, the region ATTGATGTTGAATGTGCCCCCTTCATCGGGGGCAAGCCCCCTCCCACAGGGAGTCGGGTTCGTTTAGGAGTGAAGTATGAGTCTTGAATTGCCCGTTGACGGCACCCTCGACGCCACCGGCCTCAACTGCCCGGAGCCGGTGATGATGCTGCACCAGCACATCCGTGACCTGCCGCCGGGCGGCCTGCTCAAGGTGATCGCGACCGACCCGTCGACCCGCCGCGATATTCCCAAGTTCTGTGTGTTCCTTGACCATGAACTGGTCAGTCAACAAGAAGAGGCCGGCACGTACCTTTACTGGATCCGCAAGAAAGCCGCCGAACCCTTGTAGGAGCGAGCTTGCTCGCGAAAAACGCTGACGATCACGCAGCGCTTCTGGTTTAACGCGGCGCTCTCAGGTTTTTCGCGAGCGAGCTCGCTCCTACAGGGCGCGCGTGAGCGCGGTGCCTGCCCGAATGCGTCGGCGCGCACTGCGCGCCAGACGCACCAGCAGCATGCCCGCCGCGCAACTCAGGCCCACGATCAGGCCCTGCCACAAACCGCTTGGGCCGCTGGGTTCGCCCAGCCAGTCAGTCAACCCCAGGGCGTAACCCACCGGCAACCCCACGCCCCAGTAGGCGAGCAAGGTCAGCAGCATGGTCACCCGGGTGTCCTGATAGCCGCGCAGCGCACCGGCGGCGGTCACCTGGATCGAATCGGAGAACTGGAACAGCGCCGAGAACACGATCAGCATCGATGCCAGGTGGATCACCACCGGGTCGGGGGTGTAGATTGCCGCAATCTGTTCGCGAAACACCAGCATCAGGCTGCAGGACAGGCAGGCATAGGCCAGCGCCGTACCCATGCCGACGCCTGCGGCAAAGCGTGCTTCACGCGGTTCGCCACGGCCCAGGGCCTGGCCGACGCGCACGGTGACGGCCATGCTCAGGGAGTAGGGAATCATGAACACCAGGGAGCTGACATTCAGCGCGATCTGATGGCCGGATACCACCGTGGCGCCCAGGTTGCCCAGCAGCAGGGCGATGACCGCGAAGATGCTCGATTCGGCAAAGATCGCCACGCCAATCGGCAGGCCGATCCCCAGTACGCGTTTGATCACCGCCCATTGTGGCCAGTCGAAGCGCTTGAACAATTCGCTGCTCTGATACGCCGCGCCCCAGCGCGTCCACCCGGCCAGACCGAGCATCATCACCCACATTGCAATCGCCGTGGCCCAGCCGCACCCCACGCCGCCCATGGCCGGCAGGCCGAGATGGCCGTAGATGAAGACGTAGTTCAGCGGAATATTCAGCGCCAGGCCAATCAGGCCCATGACCATGCTCGGCCGCGTACGGCCCAGGCCGTCACTGAAGCAGCGAAACACGTAATACAGCGCAATGGCCGGCATCCCGGCCGCGATGCCATGCAGATAGCCCATGGACGGCTCGATCAGGTCGGGCTCGACCTTCATCGCATGCAGGATCGGCTCGGCGCACAGCAACAACAGGCCGCCGCACAGGCCGACCACCACGGCCAGCCACAATGACTGACGCACCAAAGGCCCGATTTCGTTGAGCTTGCCCGCACCGTAGCGCTGCGCGACTTTCGGCGTGGTGGCCAGCAGGGTGCCAGTCATCAGCAGGTACACCGGGATCCAGATCGAGTTACCCAGGCCCACCGCCGCCAGGTCCTTGGGGCTGACCCGCCCGGCCATCACCGCGTCGACAAAGCTCATCGCGGTGGTTGCCAGTTGGCCGATCATGATCGGCAGGGCCAGCGTCAGCAGGCCGCGCACTTCCCGACGGATGCGGGCGGGGCGGGTGAGGGTAGCGGTAGCGGTGTTCACGTACAGGTGTCCAATCAAAAAGGCAGTCGCAAGGACGGCGGATTCTACGCCTTGACGCAACGGTCAGGAAAAAACCTGT harbors:
- a CDS encoding MATE family efflux transporter yields the protein MNTATATLTRPARIRREVRGLLTLALPIMIGQLATTAMSFVDAVMAGRVSPKDLAAVGLGNSIWIPVYLLMTGTLLATTPKVAQRYGAGKLNEIGPLVRQSLWLAVVVGLCGGLLLLCAEPILHAMKVEPDLIEPSMGYLHGIAAGMPAIALYYVFRCFSDGLGRTRPSMVMGLIGLALNIPLNYVFIYGHLGLPAMGGVGCGWATAIAMWVMMLGLAGWTRWGAAYQSSELFKRFDWPQWAVIKRVLGIGLPIGVAIFAESSIFAVIALLLGNLGATVVSGHQIALNVSSLVFMIPYSLSMAVTVRVGQALGRGEPREARFAAGVGMGTALAYACLSCSLMLVFREQIAAIYTPDPVVIHLASMLIVFSALFQFSDSIQVTAAGALRGYQDTRVTMLLTLLAYWGVGLPVGYALGLTDWLGEPSGPSGLWQGLIVGLSCAAGMLLVRLARSARRRIRAGTALTRAL
- the tusA gene encoding sulfurtransferase TusA; this translates as MSLELPVDGTLDATGLNCPEPVMMLHQHIRDLPPGGLLKVIATDPSTRRDIPKFCVFLDHELVSQQEEAGTYLYWIRKKAAEPL